The following proteins come from a genomic window of Miscanthus floridulus cultivar M001 chromosome 2, ASM1932011v1, whole genome shotgun sequence:
- the LOC136538438 gene encoding growth-regulating factor 9-like has product MSAEFCAAAAMELGVGDVMGMQQGIAITAPSPRDSSDLGLLKRAALTQAAAAAAAGPYPSPFLDEQKMLRFSKAAHTLPSGLDFGGPSEQAFLLSRTKRPFTPSQWMELEHQALIYKYLNAKAPIPSSLLISISKSFRSSNRVSWRPLYQGYTNADSDPEPGRCRRTDGKKWRCSKEAMADHKYCERHINRNRHRSRKPVENQPKKTTKEVAAAAGSVPCAGPQGSLKKAKVNDSKPGTISYWTDSLNRTMLSREKANQPMEDNSLLHNSTNSQPTLSLLSQLKQQNKPDKLGPTLENESDTILKAWGGNQPSHKSISSTQRHDADSLQSVLQNFSLAQNEKMESEKNKYSDSMPVSSTFYSADGPRSTCLTPNMTQVQQDCISSSWEMPQGGPLGEILTNSKNSEDLSKCESRSYGWLLNLDHAP; this is encoded by the exons ATGAGTGCTGAGTTTTGTGCTGCTGCGGCCATGGAGCTCGGAGTCGGGGATGTGATGGGGATGCAACAAGGCATCGCCATCACCGCGCCATCACCCAGGGACAGCAGCGACCTGGGTCTTCTCAAGCGAGCAGCCCTCACCCAGGCAGCGGCGGCTGCTGCGGCTGGCCCCTACCCCTCCCCCTTCCTCGACGAACAGAAGATGCTCAGGTTCTCCAAGGCGGCTCACACATTGCCCTCAG gcttggattttggaggcCCAAGCGAGCAGGCTTTCCTGCTGTCCAGGACCAAGAGGCCATTTACTCCCTCGCAGTGGATGGAGCTGGAGCACCAGGCTCTGATATACAAGTATCTCAATGCAAAGGCCCCCATACCTTCCAGCCTGCTCATTTCAATCAGCAAGAGCTTCAGATCATCCAATAGAG TGAGCTGGAGGCCTCTCTATCAAGGCTACACAAATGCAGACTCTGACCCAGAGCCTGGAAGATGCCGACGAACAGATGGAAAGAAGTGGCGATGCTCCAAGGAGGCAATGGCTGATCACAAGTACTGTGAGCGGCACATCAACAGAAACCGTCACCGTTCAAGAAAGCCTGTGGAAAACCAACCCAAAAAGACCACCAAGgaggtggctgctgctgctggctcaGTGCCATGTGCTGGGCCACAAGGTAGCTTGAAGAAGGCAAAAGTTAATGACTCCAAGCCAGGCACTATCAGCTATTGGACAGATAGTTTAAACAG GACAATGTTGAGCAGAGAGAAAGCAAACCAACCGATGGAAGACAACTCTTTGCTGCATAATTCTACGAATAGCCAACCCACCTTGTCCCTGCTCTCTCAACTGAAGCAGCAGAACAAACCAGATAAGTTAGGTCCCACACTGGAAAATGAGTCGGACACAATATTGAAAGCCTGGGGAGGCAACCAGCCTAGCCATAAGAGCATTTCCTCCACACAGCGCCATGATGCTGACTCCCTCCAATCAGTCCTTCAAAATTTCAGCCTAGCCCAGAATGAGAAGATGGAGTCAGAAAAGAACAAATATTCTGATTCCATGCCAGTTTCATCGACTTTCTATTCTGCAGACGGTCCACGAAGTACCTGCCTTACACCTAACATGACACAAGTGCAGCAGGATTGCATATCAAGCTCTTGGGAGATGCCTCAAGGTGGACCTCTAGGCGAGATCTTAACAAACTCCAAGAATAGTGAGGACTTAAGCAAGTGTGAATCAAGGTCATATGGTTGGCTATTGAATCTTGACCATGCACCATGA